One region of Streptomyces sp. CG4 genomic DNA includes:
- a CDS encoding ABC transporter permease, protein MSNATYAVRDNLTMLRRNLLHARRYPSLTLNLLLTPVMLLLIFVYVFGDVMSAGINGGHADRSQYVAYLLPGILMMTIGGTSLGTAVSVVTDMTEGIMARFRTMAISRASVLIGHVIGSVIQTMMSLLLVLGIGLAIGFRPNATPLEWILAVGLLALVSIALIWIAVGIGLASPNAEGASNLGMPLMILPLLGSAFVPVHLMPGWFRWFAEYQPFSPAIETLRGLLLGSGIGTKNAVLAVAWCLGLSLLGYLWSKAQFNREPKR, encoded by the coding sequence ATGAGCAACGCCACCTACGCGGTTCGCGACAACCTCACCATGCTGCGGCGCAACCTCCTGCACGCCCGCCGCTACCCCTCCCTCACCCTGAACCTCCTGCTCACGCCGGTCATGCTGCTGCTGATCTTCGTCTACGTCTTCGGTGACGTGATGAGTGCCGGCATCAACGGCGGCCACGCCGACCGCTCCCAGTACGTCGCCTACCTGCTCCCCGGCATCCTGATGATGACCATCGGGGGCACCTCGCTCGGCACCGCGGTGTCCGTGGTCACCGACATGACCGAGGGCATCATGGCCCGCTTCCGCACCATGGCCATCTCCCGGGCCTCCGTGCTGATCGGCCATGTGATCGGCAGCGTGATCCAGACCATGATGTCCCTGCTGCTCGTGCTGGGCATCGGCCTCGCCATCGGCTTCCGGCCGAACGCGACACCGCTGGAGTGGATCCTGGCCGTCGGACTGCTGGCACTGGTCAGCATCGCGCTGATCTGGATCGCCGTCGGCATCGGCCTGGCGAGCCCCAACGCCGAGGGCGCCAGCAACCTGGGCATGCCGCTGATGATCCTTCCCCTGCTGGGCAGCGCCTTCGTGCCGGTGCACCTCATGCCGGGCTGGTTCCGCTGGTTCGCCGAGTACCAACCCTTCTCGCCCGCCATCGAGACCCTGCGCGGACTGCTGCTGGGCAGCGGGATCGGCACGAAGAACGCGGTGCTGGCCGTGGCGTGGTGCCTGGGACTGAGCCTGCTCGGCTATCTGTGGTCCAAGGCGCAGTTCAACCGCGAGCCCAAGCGGTGA
- a CDS encoding ATP-binding cassette domain-containing protein: protein MTTTERGLAIAATGLRKAYGDKTVLDGIDIQVPAGTIFSLLGPNGAGKTTAVNILSTLISADAGEARVAGHHLVSEAHAVRAAIGVTGQFSAVDGLITGEENMLLMADLNHLSRREGRRVVAGLLERFDLVEAAKKPASTYSGGMKRRLDIAMTLVGNPRIIFLDEPTTGLDPRSRHTMWGIIRELVAGGTTVFLTTQYLEEADQLADRIAVLNGGKLVAQGSAEELKRLVPGGHVRLRFSDPVAYERAATALRETTRDDEAFTLQIPSDGSQRELRAVLDWLDAAGIEADELSVHTPDLDDVFFALTGSSVPAQSTAQPTGKETLR from the coding sequence ATGACGACGACAGAGCGAGGACTCGCGATCGCGGCCACCGGGCTGCGGAAGGCCTACGGGGACAAGACCGTCCTCGACGGCATCGACATCCAAGTGCCCGCGGGCACGATCTTCTCCCTCCTCGGGCCGAACGGCGCGGGCAAGACCACGGCGGTCAACATCCTGTCCACCCTGATCTCCGCCGACGCCGGCGAGGCACGGGTCGCCGGGCACCACCTCGTCTCCGAGGCCCACGCGGTCCGGGCCGCCATCGGGGTCACCGGCCAGTTCTCCGCCGTGGACGGGCTGATCACCGGTGAGGAGAACATGCTGCTGATGGCCGACCTGAACCACCTGTCCCGGCGGGAGGGACGGCGGGTCGTCGCCGGCCTGCTGGAGCGCTTCGACCTGGTCGAGGCCGCGAAGAAGCCCGCCTCCACCTACTCCGGCGGCATGAAGCGCCGCCTCGACATCGCCATGACCCTGGTCGGCAACCCGCGGATCATCTTCCTCGACGAGCCCACCACCGGCCTCGACCCGCGGTCCCGGCACACCATGTGGGGGATCATCCGTGAGCTGGTCGCGGGCGGTACGACCGTCTTCCTCACCACCCAGTACCTGGAGGAGGCCGACCAGCTCGCCGACCGGATCGCGGTGCTCAACGGCGGCAAGCTCGTCGCCCAGGGCAGCGCCGAGGAGCTGAAGCGGCTGGTCCCCGGCGGCCACGTACGGCTGCGGTTCTCCGACCCGGTGGCGTACGAGCGGGCGGCGACCGCGCTGCGCGAGACCACGCGCGACGACGAGGCGTTCACCCTGCAGATCCCCAGCGACGGCAGCCAGCGCGAGCTGCGTGCCGTCCTCGACTGGCTCGACGCCGCCGGTATCGAGGCCGACGAGCTGTCCGTGCACACCCCGGACCTGGACGACGTGTTCTTCGCCCTGACCGGAAGCTCCGTACCCGCCCAGTCCACCGCTCAGCCCACCGGCAAGGAGACCCTCCGATGA
- a CDS encoding NAD(+) synthase: protein MREVPLSFWSIYQHGFARVAACTGHTVIADPAANAEAVLRHARRCAEEGVAVAVFSELCLTGYAIDDLLLQDALLDDVEKALATVVAESADLLPVLVVGAPLRHRDRIFNCAVLVHRGRILGVVPKSYPPNYREFYERRQIAAGDDERGGTIRLGGTDVPFGVDLLFAAADVPGLVVHAEICEDMWVPVPPSAEAALAGATVLVNLSGSPITVGRAEDRKLLCRSASARCLAAYVYAAAGLGESTTDLSWDGQTLIYENGVLLDESERFPLGEQYAVADVDLDLLRQERQRMGTFGENRRTHAARTGDFRTVSFALAPPAATDLGLRRRVERFPFVPADADRLALDCYEAYNIQVAGLQQRLAAIGGPKVVIGVSGGLDSTHALIVAARAMDRAGRPRSDILGFTLPGFATSDHTKDNAHRLMRALGITAAELDITPTARLMLKEIGHPFAAGEPVYDITFENVQAGLRTDYLFRLANQRGGIVLGTGDLSELALGWSTYGVGDQMSHYNVNSGVPKTLIQHLIRWVISSEQFDEETGKILAAILDTEISPELVPGEEMQSTESKIGPYALHDFTLFHVLRYGFRPSKIAFLAWHAWHDAEAGAWPPGFPEADRGAYDLAQIRHWLEVFIRRFFAFSQFKRSAMPNGPKVSAGGALSPRGDWRAPSDGNAHAWLRDLERFDLTEA from the coding sequence ATGAGAGAGGTCCCGTTGAGCTTCTGGTCGATCTACCAGCACGGCTTCGCGCGCGTCGCCGCGTGTACGGGCCACACCGTCATCGCCGACCCGGCCGCCAACGCCGAGGCGGTCCTGCGGCATGCGCGCCGGTGTGCCGAGGAGGGCGTGGCCGTCGCCGTGTTCTCGGAGCTGTGCCTGACCGGGTACGCGATCGACGACCTGCTGCTGCAGGACGCGCTGCTCGACGACGTCGAGAAGGCGCTCGCCACCGTCGTGGCCGAGTCGGCGGACCTGCTGCCGGTGCTGGTCGTCGGCGCCCCGCTGCGCCATCGCGACCGGATCTTCAACTGCGCGGTGCTCGTGCACCGCGGCCGGATCCTCGGCGTCGTACCGAAGTCGTACCCGCCGAACTACCGGGAGTTCTACGAGCGCCGGCAGATCGCCGCCGGCGACGACGAGCGCGGCGGAACGATCCGGCTCGGCGGCACGGACGTACCGTTCGGCGTGGACCTGCTCTTCGCGGCGGCGGACGTGCCCGGACTGGTGGTGCACGCGGAGATCTGCGAGGACATGTGGGTCCCGGTGCCGCCGAGCGCGGAGGCGGCGCTGGCCGGCGCGACCGTGCTCGTCAACCTCTCGGGCAGCCCGATCACGGTCGGCCGGGCCGAGGACCGCAAGTTGCTGTGCCGCTCGGCGTCCGCGCGCTGCCTCGCCGCGTACGTCTACGCGGCGGCCGGTCTCGGCGAGTCGACCACCGACCTGTCCTGGGACGGCCAGACCCTGATCTACGAGAACGGCGTGCTGCTGGACGAGAGCGAGCGGTTCCCGCTCGGCGAGCAGTACGCGGTGGCCGACGTCGACCTGGACCTGCTGCGGCAGGAGCGGCAGCGGATGGGCACGTTCGGCGAGAACCGCCGGACCCACGCCGCCCGCACCGGCGACTTCCGCACGGTGTCCTTCGCACTCGCCCCGCCGGCCGCCACCGACCTCGGCCTGCGCCGGCGCGTGGAGCGCTTCCCGTTCGTGCCCGCCGACGCCGATCGGCTCGCCCTCGACTGCTACGAGGCGTACAACATCCAGGTCGCCGGCCTCCAGCAGCGCCTCGCGGCGATCGGCGGACCCAAGGTCGTCATCGGTGTCTCCGGCGGACTCGACTCCACGCACGCCCTGATCGTCGCCGCCCGCGCGATGGACCGGGCCGGCCGCCCGCGCAGCGACATCCTGGGCTTCACCCTGCCCGGCTTCGCCACCAGCGACCACACCAAGGACAACGCACACCGGCTGATGCGGGCCCTCGGCATCACCGCAGCCGAGCTGGACATCACGCCGACCGCGCGGCTCATGCTGAAGGAGATCGGCCACCCCTTCGCCGCCGGCGAACCGGTGTACGACATCACCTTCGAGAACGTCCAGGCGGGCCTGCGCACCGACTACCTGTTCCGGCTGGCCAACCAGCGCGGCGGCATCGTGCTCGGCACCGGCGACCTCTCCGAGCTGGCGCTCGGCTGGTCCACGTACGGCGTCGGCGACCAGATGAGCCACTACAACGTCAACTCCGGTGTTCCGAAGACGCTCATCCAGCACCTCATCCGCTGGGTCATCAGCAGCGAGCAGTTCGACGAGGAGACCGGCAAGATCCTGGCCGCCATCCTGGACACCGAGATCAGCCCCGAACTGGTGCCGGGCGAGGAGATGCAGTCCACGGAGTCGAAGATCGGCCCGTACGCGCTGCACGACTTCACCCTCTTCCACGTCCTGCGCTACGGCTTCCGTCCCTCGAAGATCGCCTTCCTCGCCTGGCACGCCTGGCACGACGCGGAGGCCGGCGCCTGGCCGCCCGGCTTCCCGGAGGCCGACCGCGGCGCGTACGACCTCGCCCAGATCCGGCACTGGCTGGAGGTCTTCATCCGCCGCTTCTTCGCCTTCTCCCAGTTCAAGCGCTCGGCCATGCCGAACGGCCCGAAGGTCTCGGCGGGCGGCGCCCTGTCCCCCCGCGGCGACTGGCGGGCCCCGTCGGACGGCAACGCACACGCCTGGCTGCGGGACTTGGAGCGGTTCGACCTTACGGAGGCCTAG
- a CDS encoding TIGR03943 family protein, with protein MNRQAQAAVMFLLGAALLHAGSTGLYLRYVKAGLQPLLLASGAVLIAAALATVWYEHRRTRRQALAGGHADDHGHPEPRISWLLLLPLLALILVAPPALGSYSALRSGTALQKQYAYGKLPAADPAPLSVIDYASRAAYDHGRSLHGRPVRLTGFLALDHSGAPYLVRMALNCCAADAQPVKIALTGELPPVLRPDAWLEVTGTYSPRLTHDPVNNGPIPYLKVTSARPVPVPHDPYDETWNN; from the coding sequence GTGAACCGCCAGGCGCAGGCCGCCGTCATGTTCCTGCTCGGCGCCGCCCTGCTGCACGCGGGCAGCACCGGCCTGTATCTGCGGTACGTCAAGGCGGGCCTGCAGCCGCTGCTGCTGGCCTCGGGCGCGGTCCTGATCGCGGCGGCGCTGGCGACGGTCTGGTACGAGCACCGACGGACCCGACGCCAGGCCCTCGCCGGGGGACACGCCGACGACCACGGGCACCCCGAACCCCGGATCTCCTGGCTGCTGCTGCTCCCCCTCCTCGCCCTCATCCTCGTCGCCCCGCCCGCCCTCGGCTCCTACAGCGCGCTGCGTTCCGGTACGGCCCTGCAGAAGCAGTACGCCTACGGCAAACTGCCCGCGGCCGACCCGGCCCCGCTCTCCGTGATCGACTACGCCTCCCGCGCGGCCTACGACCACGGCCGCTCCCTGCACGGCCGCCCGGTCCGCCTCACCGGCTTCCTCGCCCTGGACCACTCGGGGGCGCCGTACCTGGTCCGGATGGCGCTCAACTGCTGTGCCGCGGACGCCCAGCCGGTCAAGATCGCCCTGACCGGTGAGCTGCCCCCGGTGCTGCGCCCGGACGCCTGGCTGGAGGTGACCGGCACCTATTCCCCGCGCCTCACGCACGACCCGGTCAACAACGGGCCCATCCCGTATCTGAAGGTGACCTCGGCGAGGCCGGTCCCGGTGCCGCACGACCCGTACGACGAGACCTGGAACAACTGA
- a CDS encoding permease, which yields MAITEDAPPGTEAGPEPGPESRRLSSPLVLTLILLLAVLAQSPIRGFLGTPLMQSWMTVFVAVTVQALPFLVLGVLLSAAIAVFVPPSFFARALPRRPALAVPVAGVAGAILPGCECASVPVAGALVRRGVTPAAALAFLLSAPAINPIVLTATAVAFPRDPEMVLGRFLASLLVACAMGWLWQRLGRTEWLRPPAHGAHEGATKGEAFWNSVRHDTMHAGGFLVLGAMAAATLKAATPADWLRAAAGSPVFSVLALAVLAVLLSICSEADAFVAASLTQFSLTAKLVFLVVGPMIDLKLFAMQAGTFGRAFALRFAPATFAMALAGAVVTSAVLL from the coding sequence GTGGCCATCACCGAAGACGCCCCGCCGGGCACGGAGGCCGGCCCCGAGCCCGGTCCCGAGAGCCGGCGGCTCAGCTCCCCCTTGGTGCTGACGCTGATTCTGCTGCTGGCGGTGCTCGCCCAGTCCCCGATCCGCGGGTTCCTCGGCACCCCGCTGATGCAGAGCTGGATGACGGTGTTCGTCGCGGTGACCGTGCAGGCGCTGCCGTTCCTGGTGCTCGGCGTGCTGCTGTCGGCGGCGATCGCGGTGTTCGTGCCCCCGTCCTTCTTCGCCCGCGCCCTGCCGCGCCGCCCCGCCCTCGCCGTGCCGGTCGCCGGGGTCGCGGGCGCGATCCTGCCCGGCTGCGAGTGCGCGTCGGTGCCGGTGGCGGGCGCCCTGGTGCGCAGGGGCGTCACCCCGGCCGCCGCCCTCGCCTTCCTCCTCTCCGCCCCCGCGATCAACCCGATCGTGCTGACCGCCACCGCCGTCGCCTTCCCGCGCGACCCGGAGATGGTGCTGGGCCGGTTCCTGGCGAGCCTGCTGGTGGCGTGCGCGATGGGCTGGCTGTGGCAGCGGCTGGGCCGCACCGAATGGCTGCGCCCGCCGGCCCACGGCGCGCACGAGGGCGCGACGAAGGGGGAGGCGTTCTGGAACTCGGTACGGCACGACACCATGCACGCCGGCGGATTCCTGGTGCTCGGCGCGATGGCCGCGGCCACGCTGAAGGCGGCCACCCCGGCGGACTGGCTGCGCGCGGCGGCCGGAAGCCCCGTCTTCTCCGTGCTCGCCCTCGCCGTGCTGGCCGTGCTGCTGTCCATCTGCTCGGAGGCGGACGCGTTCGTCGCGGCCTCCCTCACCCAGTTCTCCCTGACGGCCAAGCTGGTGTTCCTGGTGGTGGGCCCGATGATCGACCTCAAGCTCTTCGCGATGCAGGCCGGCACCTTCGGCCGCGCCTTCGCGCTCCGCTTCGCGCCCGCCACGTTCGCGATGGCCCTCGCGGGCGCCGTGGTGACCTCGGCGGTGCTGTTGTGA
- a CDS encoding NAD-binding protein: MVVCGDDGLAHRLAAELRGVYGEQVTLVVPPNERTVRPPVVGRARLASAALFDRVVSATVGRAGTGSGSGSGPGSGSATTATGTGNGNNGGDTTRVLASPEITEAVLAEAGVERATALALVFDDDETNIRAALTARRLNPRIRLVLRLYNRRLGQHIEELLDQAAALATGDGEGGRDASTTVLSDADTAAPALAATAVAGTSKVVQTEGLLLRAVERPTAGAGLCTLALLSPTGTDPEGSGDQEPRLLPDDDEVRQAGGRAAVVLEQVSSAGGGESAVPGRGGVPPLASLFSRRLRWSLAGMVACVVALAVALWVATPGIHPLRAFYYTLLDLFAIDNPAIGEPLSRQILQLLSGLVGLLLLPVLMAAVLEALGTFRTASALRKPPRGLGGHVVLLGLGKIGTRVLTRLRELNIPVVCVESDPEARGLATARRLRVPVVLGDVTQEGVLESAKIHRAYALLAVTSADTTNLEAVLYARSVRPDLRVVLRLYDDDFATAVYRTLRAAYPHALTRSRSVTHLAAPAFAGAMLGRQVLGAIAVERRVLLFAAVDVAGHPRLEGHTVRDAFRAGSWRVLALEGRTDTAPDHVLEKGDRVVVAATRRGLAELR; encoded by the coding sequence ATGGTGGTGTGCGGTGACGACGGGCTCGCGCACCGGCTGGCCGCCGAGTTGCGCGGAGTCTACGGCGAGCAGGTCACCCTCGTGGTACCGCCGAACGAGCGCACCGTCCGGCCTCCGGTGGTCGGCCGGGCCCGGTTGGCCTCGGCCGCGCTGTTCGACCGGGTGGTGAGCGCCACGGTTGGCCGCGCCGGCACCGGATCCGGGTCGGGATCCGGGCCGGGATCCGGATCGGCCACGACGGCCACGGGCACCGGCAACGGCAACAACGGCGGTGACACCACACGGGTGTTGGCGTCCCCCGAGATCACCGAGGCCGTGCTCGCCGAGGCCGGGGTGGAACGGGCCACCGCGCTCGCCCTCGTCTTCGACGACGACGAGACCAACATCCGGGCCGCGCTGACCGCCCGCCGGCTCAACCCGCGGATCCGGCTCGTCCTCCGGCTCTACAACCGGCGGTTGGGCCAGCACATCGAGGAACTCCTCGACCAGGCCGCCGCGTTGGCCACCGGCGACGGCGAGGGCGGCCGGGACGCTTCCACCACCGTGCTGTCCGACGCCGACACCGCCGCGCCCGCGCTGGCGGCCACCGCCGTCGCCGGCACCAGCAAGGTCGTCCAGACCGAGGGGCTGCTGCTGCGGGCCGTCGAACGACCCACGGCCGGCGCCGGGTTGTGCACGCTCGCCCTGCTCTCGCCCACCGGTACGGACCCCGAGGGCAGCGGGGACCAGGAGCCGCGGCTGCTGCCGGACGACGACGAGGTACGGCAGGCTGGCGGGCGGGCGGCCGTGGTGCTGGAGCAGGTGTCCTCGGCGGGCGGCGGGGAGTCGGCCGTGCCCGGCCGGGGCGGGGTGCCGCCGCTCGCCTCTCTGTTCTCGCGGCGGCTGCGGTGGTCGCTGGCGGGCATGGTGGCCTGCGTGGTCGCCCTCGCGGTGGCGCTGTGGGTGGCCACCCCCGGGATCCATCCGCTGCGGGCCTTCTACTACACCCTTCTCGACCTGTTCGCGATCGACAACCCCGCCATCGGGGAGCCACTGAGCCGGCAAATCCTTCAACTCCTCTCCGGGCTGGTCGGGTTACTGCTGCTTCCGGTGCTGATGGCGGCCGTGCTGGAGGCGCTCGGTACCTTCCGCACCGCCTCCGCCCTGCGCAAGCCGCCGCGCGGCCTCGGCGGGCATGTGGTGCTGCTCGGGCTGGGGAAGATCGGTACCCGGGTGCTGACCCGGCTGCGCGAGCTGAACATCCCCGTCGTGTGCGTCGAGTCCGATCCGGAGGCGCGGGGCCTCGCGACCGCGCGGCGGCTGCGGGTGCCGGTGGTGCTCGGCGATGTCACCCAGGAAGGGGTGCTGGAGTCCGCCAAGATCCACCGGGCGTACGCGCTGCTCGCGGTGACCAGCGCGGACACCACGAACCTGGAGGCCGTGCTGTACGCCCGCTCCGTACGGCCCGATCTGCGGGTGGTGCTACGGCTGTACGACGACGACTTCGCCACCGCCGTGTACCGGACGCTGCGGGCGGCGTATCCGCATGCGCTGACCCGGAGCCGGAGCGTCACGCATCTGGCCGCGCCCGCGTTCGCCGGGGCGATGCTGGGGCGGCAGGTGCTCGGTGCGATCGCGGTGGAGCGGAGGGTGCTGCTGTTCGCCGCGGTCGATGTGGCCGGGCATCCCCGACTGGAGGGGCACACCGTACGGGACGCCTTCCGGGCCGGGTCCTGGAGAGTACTGGCCCTGGAGGGCCGCACCGACACGGCACCGGACCACGTACTGGAGAAGGGCGACCGTGTCGTGGTCGCCGCCACCCGCAGAGGCCTGGCAGAACTCCGCTGA
- a CDS encoding prolyl oligopeptidase family serine peptidase → MSESSTSSTPASKPDMPDWEKRFRAPRVSLPDWAEDAPHRSLFVSNATGTYELYAWDRATGEQRQATDRPNGTTDGVLSPDGAWIWWFDDKDGDEFGIWRRQSFGGGADEPAVPGLAPSYPAGLALARDGRTAVVGRSTDEDGTTLHLAREGADPVEIYRHRESAGVGDLSHDGSLIAIEHTEHGDAMHAALRVLRPDGTPVAELDDTKGGTEELGLEVLGFAPVHGDARLLIGHQRRGRWEPLVWDVATGEETDLALDLPGDVSAEWYPDGSALLIAHGFEARSELFRYDLATRELTRIPTPPGTVSGATARPDGSVEYLWSSAAEPPAVRSTQGRVVLDPPGMVCPPSVPVEDAWVEGPGGRIHALIQKPAGATGPLPTVFDLHGGPTWHDSDSFAAGPAAWVDQGYAVIRVNYRGSTGYGRAWTDALKHRVGLIELEDVAAVRDWAVASGLADPARLILTGGSWGGYLTLLGLGTQPDAWTVGIAVVPVADYVTAYHDEMEALKAMDRTLLGGTPEEVPERFEASSPLTYVDDVKAPVYISAGVNDPRCPIRQIDNYVKRLEARGATHEVYRYDAGHGSLVVDERIKQLRLEMDFAERHLGA, encoded by the coding sequence ATGAGTGAGAGCAGTACGTCGAGTACGCCGGCGAGCAAGCCGGACATGCCGGACTGGGAGAAGCGCTTCCGGGCGCCGCGGGTGTCGCTGCCCGACTGGGCGGAGGATGCGCCGCACCGCTCCCTGTTCGTGTCGAACGCGACGGGGACGTACGAGCTGTATGCCTGGGACCGGGCGACAGGCGAGCAGCGGCAGGCGACGGACCGGCCGAACGGCACGACGGACGGCGTGCTCTCCCCGGACGGCGCCTGGATCTGGTGGTTCGACGACAAGGACGGCGACGAGTTCGGCATCTGGCGCCGCCAGTCCTTCGGCGGCGGGGCGGACGAGCCGGCCGTCCCGGGCCTCGCCCCCTCCTACCCGGCCGGGCTCGCCCTGGCCCGCGACGGCCGCACGGCGGTCGTCGGCCGCTCCACGGACGAGGACGGTACGACGCTGCACCTCGCGCGCGAGGGCGCGGACCCGGTGGAGATCTACCGGCACCGCGAGTCGGCGGGCGTCGGCGACCTCTCGCACGACGGCTCCCTGATCGCGATCGAGCACACCGAGCACGGCGACGCCATGCACGCGGCGCTGCGCGTGCTCCGCCCGGACGGCACGCCGGTCGCCGAGCTGGACGACACCAAGGGCGGCACCGAGGAGCTGGGCCTGGAGGTGCTGGGCTTCGCGCCGGTGCACGGCGACGCCCGCCTGCTCATCGGCCATCAGCGCCGGGGCCGCTGGGAGCCGCTGGTGTGGGACGTGGCCACGGGCGAGGAGACCGACCTCGCCCTGGACCTGCCCGGTGACGTCAGCGCCGAGTGGTATCCGGACGGCTCGGCCCTGCTCATCGCCCACGGCTTCGAGGCCCGCAGCGAGCTGTTCCGCTACGACCTGGCGACCCGCGAGCTGACCCGTATCCCCACCCCGCCCGGCACGGTCTCCGGCGCCACGGCCCGCCCCGACGGCAGCGTGGAGTATCTGTGGTCGTCGGCCGCCGAGCCGCCGGCGGTGCGCTCGACGCAGGGCCGCGTCGTCCTGGACCCCCCGGGCATGGTCTGCCCGCCGTCGGTGCCGGTGGAGGACGCCTGGGTGGAGGGCCCCGGCGGCCGTATCCACGCCCTGATCCAGAAGCCGGCCGGCGCCACCGGCCCTCTCCCCACGGTCTTCGACCTGCACGGCGGCCCGACGTGGCACGACAGCGACTCCTTCGCCGCGGGCCCGGCCGCCTGGGTCGACCAGGGCTACGCGGTGATCCGCGTCAACTACCGCGGCTCCACCGGCTACGGCCGCGCCTGGACCGACGCCCTGAAGCATCGGGTCGGCCTGATCGAGCTGGAGGACGTGGCCGCGGTGCGCGACTGGGCCGTCGCCTCCGGCCTCGCCGACCCCGCCCGTCTGATCCTCACCGGCGGCTCCTGGGGCGGCTATCTCACCCTGCTCGGGCTCGGCACCCAGCCCGACGCGTGGACGGTGGGCATCGCGGTCGTGCCCGTCGCGGACTACGTCACCGCGTACCACGACGAGATGGAGGCCCTGAAGGCCATGGACCGCACCCTGCTGGGCGGCACCCCCGAGGAGGTCCCCGAGCGCTTCGAGGCCTCGTCCCCGCTGACCTACGTCGACGACGTCAAGGCCCCCGTCTACATCTCGGCGGGCGTCAACGACCCCCGCTGCCCGATCCGCCAGATCGACAACTACGTCAAGCGCCTGGAGGCAAGAGGCGCGACCCACGAGGTCTACCGCTACGACGCCGGCCACGGCTCCCTGGTGGTCGACGAGCGGATCAAGCAGCTCAGACTGGAAATGGACTTCGCGGAACGGCACTTGGGAGCGTAG
- a CDS encoding class I SAM-dependent methyltransferase, whose protein sequence is MWDERVPVHVAGEYYDLDGFRACRDALRDFETAEVGDVTGRTLLHLQCHIGTDTLSWAHRGAARVVGLDFSAPAVEAARTLAADLGYGPERAAFVTSDVYDAARAVPEASYDIVYTGLGALCWLPDIRRWAKTAASLVAPGGFLYLAEFHPLTEALDDATGSRIVHDYFRREAQVWDEPGTYADPDAPTVHNRSVEWQHTLGDVVSALAAAGLRIEFLHEHDVSLFPRFENFEIRDGYHRFPADHPRIPLIYSLKATKG, encoded by the coding sequence ATGTGGGACGAAAGGGTCCCCGTCCATGTCGCCGGTGAGTACTACGACCTCGACGGCTTCCGGGCCTGCCGGGACGCCCTGCGGGATTTCGAGACGGCCGAGGTCGGCGACGTCACCGGCAGGACCCTGCTGCATCTGCAGTGCCACATCGGGACCGACACCCTCTCCTGGGCCCACCGGGGCGCCGCCCGCGTCGTCGGCCTGGACTTCTCCGCCCCCGCCGTCGAGGCGGCCCGCACCCTCGCGGCCGACCTCGGCTACGGCCCCGAGCGCGCGGCCTTCGTCACCAGCGACGTGTACGACGCGGCGCGGGCGGTGCCCGAGGCGTCGTACGACATCGTCTACACCGGGCTGGGCGCGCTGTGCTGGCTGCCCGACATCCGCCGCTGGGCCAAGACGGCCGCCTCGCTCGTCGCGCCCGGCGGCTTCCTCTATCTCGCCGAGTTCCATCCGCTCACCGAGGCCCTGGACGACGCGACGGGTTCGCGGATCGTGCACGACTACTTCCGCCGCGAGGCCCAGGTGTGGGACGAGCCCGGCACCTACGCCGACCCGGACGCCCCCACCGTCCACAACCGCAGCGTGGAGTGGCAGCACACCCTCGGCGACGTCGTCTCCGCGCTCGCCGCGGCCGGGCTGCGCATCGAGTTCCTGCACGAGCACGACGTGTCGCTCTTCCCGCGCTTCGAGAACTTCGAGATCCGGGACGGCTATCACCGCTTCCCGGCGGACCATCCGCGCATCCCGCTGATCTACTCGCTGAAGGCCACCAAGGGCTGA
- a CDS encoding SURF1 family protein: MYRFLLTPRWWGINVFVLLAIPFCVFMGSWQLSRFEGRVHDSRAATERAASDQQETAQPLDRMLPVDKATSGRRVTASGHYGKQLLVPGRQLDDKSGFYVLTLLRTDSGKALPVVRGWLPGTADAARAPAPPSGEVTVTGALQASETPGDNGVGAQGGLPAGQTAAISSASLVNLVPDRLYDAWITLDRADSGMKAVPASAPDGTGLDLKAFQNLGYTGEWFVFAGFVVFMWFRLLRREVEAARDAALGLTPEEESPTPVTADRTAVP, encoded by the coding sequence GTGTACCGGTTTCTGCTGACACCCCGCTGGTGGGGCATCAACGTCTTCGTGCTGCTCGCCATCCCGTTCTGCGTCTTCATGGGGTCGTGGCAGCTGAGCCGGTTCGAGGGGCGGGTGCACGACAGTCGCGCCGCGACCGAGCGGGCCGCCTCCGACCAGCAAGAGACCGCACAGCCGCTGGACCGGATGCTGCCCGTCGACAAGGCGACCTCGGGCCGCCGGGTCACGGCGAGCGGTCACTACGGCAAGCAGCTGCTGGTGCCCGGCCGGCAGCTGGACGACAAGAGCGGCTTCTACGTCCTCACCCTGCTGCGCACGGACTCCGGCAAGGCGCTGCCCGTGGTGCGGGGCTGGCTGCCGGGCACGGCCGACGCGGCGAGGGCGCCCGCGCCACCGAGCGGTGAAGTCACCGTCACCGGCGCGCTGCAGGCGTCCGAGACGCCCGGGGACAACGGGGTCGGCGCGCAGGGCGGGCTGCCGGCCGGGCAGACGGCGGCGATCAGCTCGGCGTCACTGGTGAACCTGGTGCCGGACCGGCTGTACGACGCGTGGATCACCCTCGACAGGGCCGACTCCGGGATGAAGGCCGTACCCGCGAGCGCGCCGGACGGCACCGGGCTGGACCTGAAGGCGTTCCAGAACCTCGGCTACACCGGCGAGTGGTTCGTCTTCGCCGGGTTCGTGGTGTTCATGTGGTTCCGGCTGCTGCGACGCGAGGTGGAGGCGGCTCGGGACGCCGCCCTGGGCCTCACCCCGGAGGAGGAGTCGCCGACGCCCGTCACGGCGGACCGCACCGCGGTTCCCTAG